A stretch of Rhodoferax potami DNA encodes these proteins:
- a CDS encoding chalcone isomerase family protein: protein MSDALNPMAPTTFNTTAVRRRPLVMAALLGALSVPGWAQEQPPASRAPAALSAYGANWLPKGSGPLKFFGFKAYDATLWLPAASGGDFSFSRTFALEIVYNTSVKASDINNTSLIEISRISAATPEQVQTWSNFMTGLFVDVKSGDRLLGVHVPGAGARFFLNGKLLGETADATFSEAFFKIWLDPKARKPELRSALLGL, encoded by the coding sequence ATGTCCGACGCACTGAACCCTATGGCCCCCACCACCTTCAACACTACTGCAGTGCGACGACGACCGCTGGTAATGGCTGCTTTGCTAGGGGCGCTCAGCGTGCCCGGCTGGGCGCAAGAGCAGCCCCCTGCCAGCCGCGCCCCAGCCGCGCTAAGCGCCTATGGTGCGAACTGGCTGCCCAAGGGCAGCGGCCCCTTGAAGTTCTTCGGGTTCAAGGCGTATGACGCTACGCTGTGGTTGCCCGCGGCAAGCGGAGGAGACTTCAGCTTCAGCCGGACTTTTGCCCTGGAGATTGTGTACAACACCTCGGTCAAAGCCAGCGACATCAACAACACTTCGCTGATTGAGATATCCCGCATCAGCGCTGCAACGCCAGAGCAGGTGCAAACCTGGTCCAACTTCATGACGGGCTTGTTTGTCGATGTGAAATCCGGCGACCGTTTGCTGGGCGTGCATGTGCCCGGTGCGGGCGCCCGCTTTTTCCTGAACGGCAAGCTCCTGGGTGAAACCGCGGACGCCACCTTCAGCGAAGCATTTTTCAAAATCTGGCTGGACCCCAAAGCTCGAAAACCGGAGCTGCGCTCGGCATTGCTGGGGCTCTAG
- a CDS encoding DUF3820 family protein, producing the protein MQAEDLQKLVERPMPFGKYQGRLIADLPGDYLNWFARTGFPKGEMGRLLQLMHEIDHNGLSDLLTPLRQR; encoded by the coding sequence ATGCAGGCAGAAGACCTGCAAAAGCTGGTTGAGCGCCCCATGCCTTTCGGTAAATACCAAGGGCGCTTGATTGCGGATTTACCCGGCGACTACCTGAACTGGTTTGCGCGCACGGGTTTTCCTAAAGGGGAGATGGGTCGCTTGTTGCAGCTGATGCATGAGATTGACCACAACGGCTTGAGCGATCTGCTCACGCCACTGCGCCAGCGCTAA
- a CDS encoding translation initiation factor Sui1 → MVKKTLSDLGGLVYSTEVGRTCPVCRQAIAECMCHTPKRPAGDGIVRVSRETKGRAGKGVTLVKGVPLDDEELMALGKKLKAACGSGGTVKDGVIEVQGDHVEKVMSALVAQGFTVKRAGG, encoded by the coding sequence ATGGTGAAAAAAACGCTCTCTGATCTTGGTGGTTTGGTGTATTCGACCGAGGTGGGGCGCACCTGTCCGGTGTGCCGTCAAGCCATTGCTGAATGCATGTGCCACACGCCCAAGCGACCTGCTGGCGATGGCATTGTCCGCGTGTCCCGCGAAACCAAAGGTCGGGCAGGCAAAGGTGTAACGCTGGTGAAGGGTGTCCCGCTGGACGATGAGGAGTTGATGGCTTTGGGCAAAAAACTCAAGGCGGCCTGTGGCTCCGGCGGTACCGTCAAAGACGGCGTGATTGAAGTGCAGGGCGACCATGTCGAGAAAGTCATGTCGGCTCTGGTCGCGCAAGGTTTCACCGTCAAGCGCGCGGGTGGCTGA
- a CDS encoding OmpA family protein has protein sequence MSVRYLVVVALLGLQACAPVSRVILLPDSAGRSTAVQVSNAGGVVDLTQPYQTAALQQDGRLEAGVLSAEEVQDKYKGLLALPMPTASQLTLRFEPGTSNLTAESQGQLPEIIALASKRAGGEILVVGHTDRTGSPQANDTLSLQRAQAVRELLVQRGFAPERIEAIGRGEREPVVPTEANVNEPRNRRAEIIIR, from the coding sequence ATGAGCGTGCGTTACCTAGTTGTTGTCGCATTGCTCGGCCTGCAAGCGTGTGCCCCTGTAAGCCGTGTTATTTTGTTGCCGGACAGTGCGGGCCGGTCTACCGCAGTCCAGGTGAGCAATGCCGGCGGAGTAGTGGATCTGACCCAGCCCTATCAAACCGCAGCGTTGCAGCAGGACGGCCGCTTGGAAGCAGGCGTACTCAGTGCTGAGGAAGTTCAAGATAAATACAAGGGGCTGCTGGCGTTGCCGATGCCCACAGCGTCTCAATTGACATTGCGGTTTGAGCCCGGCACATCCAATTTGACGGCGGAGTCTCAGGGCCAGCTCCCCGAGATCATTGCGTTGGCTTCAAAGCGGGCCGGCGGTGAAATTCTGGTGGTAGGTCATACCGACCGCACAGGGAGCCCGCAGGCCAACGACACTTTGTCATTGCAGCGAGCGCAAGCGGTGCGTGAGCTGCTGGTACAGCGCGGCTTTGCGCCTGAGCGGATTGAGGCGATTGGCCGTGGCGAGCGTGAGCCGGTGGTCCCGACCGAAGCCAACGTGAATGAACCCCGCAACCGCCGCGCAGAAATCATCATTCGCTGA
- a CDS encoding FecR family protein: protein MTQAHTGFRALTRSTMLACTLGLALWSPSVMAQEARSGTFKTVQGGVKVVQGDAQRAVIPGAGVQEAERVQTDASGSAVLMLRDGTSIAIGPNTTVDISRFQFDGTTQQGSLAVRVLQGTIRMVTGLLGKVQPDNVKVTTPATTVSVRGTDFIVEVL from the coding sequence ATGACTCAAGCACATACCGGTTTTAGAGCGTTGACGCGCAGCACCATGTTGGCCTGCACCCTTGGGCTGGCCCTTTGGAGTCCATCTGTGATGGCGCAAGAGGCCCGCAGTGGGACGTTTAAAACTGTGCAGGGCGGTGTCAAGGTGGTCCAAGGCGATGCCCAGCGCGCAGTCATTCCCGGTGCCGGTGTGCAAGAGGCAGAAAGAGTCCAAACCGATGCAAGCGGTTCTGCGGTGCTGATGCTGCGCGACGGTACCTCGATTGCCATTGGCCCGAACACCACCGTCGATATCAGCCGCTTTCAGTTTGACGGCACCACCCAGCAAGGCAGCCTCGCAGTCCGGGTGCTGCAGGGCACGATCCGGATGGTGACCGGCCTGTTAGGCAAGGTGCAACCAGACAACGTCAAAGTGACAACGCCCGCCACAACCGTCAGTGTGCGCGGCACGGATTTCATTGTGGAGGTGCTATGA
- a CDS encoding S8 family serine peptidase: MRPYLRLLKNATLSALALGAIPALAALPLSEGPPAKVARSAASLEGATYSRLIIKFKTPKESKAAHLFAETSDRERVQGLKERAASTVAGHELNLRHLKTIYNGIQVASTGAPLTRPEMQSVIAKLAKDPAVEYVEIDERVQAHLTPNDTFFSSLWNLKSPAGAVGGANFQLAWDRMIGSSTPVTGAGVIVAVLDSGYRPHPDLAANVLQGYDFISADNPPINTTFTTANDGDGRDDNPTDPGDWNSNVSDCAVEDSSWHGTHVAGTIAAVANNSSGVIGGAFGAKILPVRVLGVCGGYSSDIQEGMYWAAGLRQVNGVTNPNIAKVINMSLGSTGSCSDSYRDAVNAVVTAGTTVVVSAGNDDGGPVSSPANCSGVIAVTAHTITGEKSSFANVGAQVALSAPGSSIFSTDNTGRTTPQSDAILLKSGTSMAAPHVAAAAALLLQIKPTLTPAQIAALLKNNTRPFRSGTVCASLTTCGTGMLDAFAAVKALQVSEGSASNTPPSMTSAPTQTGTEGIDLQFDFTAVDADSDTVTFSSSGLPAGATLSSTGRFRWSIPVLGTYSFTVTPSDTSRSGMPQTVTLTINSATLATASSSGGGGGGGTMSGWELALVALLAMRGLRRRRLPAHEETRHCKSANKPCPMGG; encoded by the coding sequence ATGAGACCTTATTTGCGTTTACTCAAAAACGCCACCCTTAGCGCCCTTGCCCTCGGAGCGATACCCGCGCTTGCTGCGCTGCCCCTCTCTGAGGGCCCACCGGCCAAAGTCGCCCGCTCCGCCGCCTCCCTGGAGGGGGCGACGTACAGCCGGTTGATCATCAAATTCAAGACCCCCAAAGAGTCCAAAGCCGCTCACCTCTTCGCAGAGACCAGCGACAGGGAACGTGTTCAAGGTTTGAAAGAGCGCGCGGCCAGCACTGTGGCTGGGCACGAATTGAACCTGCGCCACCTGAAAACCATCTACAACGGCATCCAGGTGGCGAGTACCGGCGCCCCCTTGACCCGGCCGGAAATGCAGTCGGTCATCGCCAAGCTGGCCAAAGACCCTGCGGTGGAGTATGTCGAGATTGATGAGCGCGTGCAAGCGCACCTGACGCCGAACGATACGTTTTTCAGCAGCTTATGGAACCTCAAATCACCTGCTGGGGCGGTCGGCGGGGCCAATTTCCAGCTCGCATGGGATCGGATGATCGGATCCAGCACCCCGGTGACGGGTGCGGGGGTGATCGTGGCGGTGTTGGACTCGGGGTATCGCCCCCATCCGGACTTGGCAGCCAACGTGTTGCAGGGCTACGATTTCATTTCAGCCGATAACCCGCCCATCAACACCACGTTTACAACGGCGAATGACGGAGATGGGCGTGACGATAACCCCACAGACCCCGGAGACTGGAATTCCAACGTGAGCGATTGCGCAGTGGAGGACTCCAGCTGGCACGGTACCCATGTCGCAGGAACCATTGCCGCAGTTGCCAATAACAGCAGCGGCGTTATCGGGGGTGCTTTCGGCGCCAAGATACTGCCGGTTCGGGTGTTGGGGGTATGCGGTGGTTACTCATCGGATATCCAGGAAGGAATGTATTGGGCTGCAGGCCTTCGCCAAGTGAATGGCGTCACCAACCCGAATATCGCCAAAGTCATCAACATGAGCCTGGGTAGCACGGGAAGCTGCTCCGACTCGTATAGGGATGCCGTCAACGCAGTTGTGACGGCAGGCACCACCGTGGTGGTGTCGGCCGGGAATGACGACGGGGGCCCCGTCTCCTCGCCGGCGAATTGCAGCGGCGTGATTGCGGTTACCGCCCACACCATCACGGGGGAGAAATCAAGCTTCGCCAACGTCGGTGCGCAAGTCGCCCTCAGTGCACCCGGGTCCAGCATTTTTTCCACCGACAACACGGGCCGGACCACGCCTCAGAGCGATGCGATCTTGCTCAAAAGCGGCACCAGCATGGCTGCGCCGCATGTTGCCGCGGCCGCCGCACTCCTGCTGCAAATCAAGCCAACCCTGACACCAGCACAAATTGCAGCGCTGTTGAAGAACAACACGCGCCCCTTCCGGTCGGGGACTGTTTGCGCATCATTGACCACCTGCGGCACCGGCATGTTGGATGCCTTTGCAGCGGTGAAGGCCTTGCAGGTGAGTGAGGGCTCTGCGTCAAACACTCCACCTTCCATGACGTCGGCGCCCACGCAAACTGGTACCGAAGGCATCGACCTCCAATTTGACTTTACCGCCGTTGATGCAGACTCGGATACGGTCACGTTCTCCAGCTCCGGGTTACCCGCAGGGGCGACACTCAGCAGCACAGGCCGCTTCCGTTGGAGTATCCCCGTGCTCGGAACCTATAGCTTCACCGTCACCCCCAGCGATACCAGCCGCTCAGGCATGCCGCAAACGGTCACGCTCACCATCAACTCCGCGACCCTTGCCACCGCAAGTAGCAGCGGAGGGGGTGGCGGGGGCGGCACGATGTCGGGATGGGAGCTAGCGCTCGTCGCTTTGCTGGCGATGCGTGGTCTGCGCAGGCGTCGTCTTCCTGCGCATGAAGAAACTCGCCATTGCAAGTCCGCCAACAAGCCCTGCCCAATGGGCGGGTAG
- a CDS encoding rhomboid family intramembrane serine protease, with protein sequence MDFAALIYHRQAFLDGQWWLPFTAQLVHFNLAHGMSNAMVALLLAALFRPMLVWAQQCALILGSAFAVAMVVVSDANCAYYAGASGALYGWAAGGCMMTIFSESVTSQPHRRIALFVLCLLLVRLVAMQWAGVGATAWGFPVYLPAHWAGLVGGLAMASFFMRRKTTPAQTTHRQQSDER encoded by the coding sequence ATGGACTTCGCCGCGCTGATCTATCACCGCCAGGCATTTCTGGATGGCCAGTGGTGGCTGCCGTTCACGGCACAGCTGGTGCACTTCAATCTTGCGCACGGCATGTCCAATGCGATGGTCGCGCTGTTGTTGGCCGCGCTATTCCGGCCGATGCTGGTTTGGGCACAGCAGTGCGCCTTGATTTTGGGAAGCGCATTCGCCGTTGCTATGGTCGTGGTGTCTGATGCGAACTGTGCCTACTACGCGGGTGCCTCTGGCGCGCTGTACGGGTGGGCCGCGGGCGGGTGCATGATGACGATTTTTTCCGAGAGCGTCACTTCCCAACCCCACCGGCGGATCGCACTTTTTGTGTTGTGCCTGTTGCTGGTGCGCTTGGTGGCGATGCAGTGGGCCGGGGTTGGCGCTACAGCGTGGGGCTTTCCAGTCTATCTACCCGCCCATTGGGCAGGGCTTGTTGGCGGACTTGCAATGGCGAGTTTCTTCATGCGCAGGAAGACGACGCCTGCGCAGACCACGCATCGCCAGCAAAGCGACGAGCGCTAG
- the nagZ gene encoding beta-N-acetylhexosaminidase gives MTFHAPLIIDIAGTSLTAVDRKRLKHPLVGGMILFARNWQNREQLTALCRDIKKVRADLLICVDHEGGRVQRFKTDGFTHLPPMRALGEMWMRDIVPTTSAKKAGALDATNAATATGYVMGAELRACGVDMSFTPVLDLDYGESSVIGDRAFARDPRVVSMLAKSLMHGLQKSGMANCGKHFPGHGFVKADSHIDIPVDKRSLKAILADDAAPYRWLNTVTSSVMPAHVIYPKVDSRPAGFSSVWLNDILRGQLGFTGAIFSDDLSMAGARLIDGKTVSYTEAAVVALNAGCDLVLLCNQSMANAEGGGKAVDELIDGLTEAQLKGQWQALEASEARRRALLPTSPAMAWDDLMVHPDYMQALDWIA, from the coding sequence ATGACATTCCACGCCCCTCTGATCATCGATATCGCCGGCACCAGCCTCACCGCCGTAGACCGCAAGCGCTTGAAGCACCCGCTGGTGGGGGGCATGATTTTGTTTGCCCGCAACTGGCAAAACCGCGAGCAACTCACCGCGCTGTGCCGCGACATCAAGAAAGTGCGCGCGGATTTGCTGATCTGCGTGGACCATGAAGGCGGCCGTGTGCAGCGTTTCAAGACCGACGGCTTCACCCACTTGCCGCCCATGCGCGCCTTGGGTGAGATGTGGATGCGTGACATCGTGCCCACCACCTCCGCCAAGAAGGCGGGCGCCTTGGACGCTACCAACGCGGCCACCGCTACCGGTTATGTGATGGGCGCCGAGTTGCGCGCCTGTGGCGTGGATATGAGCTTCACGCCGGTGCTGGACCTCGACTACGGCGAGAGCAGTGTTATCGGCGACCGCGCGTTTGCGCGCGACCCGCGTGTGGTGAGCATGCTGGCCAAGAGCCTGATGCACGGTTTGCAAAAAAGCGGCATGGCCAATTGCGGCAAGCACTTCCCCGGCCATGGCTTTGTGAAAGCCGACTCGCACATCGACATCCCCGTAGACAAGCGCAGCCTAAAAGCCATTTTGGCGGACGACGCCGCACCGTACCGTTGGCTCAACACCGTGACCAGCAGCGTGATGCCTGCCCACGTGATTTACCCCAAGGTCGACAGCCGCCCTGCGGGCTTCTCGAGCGTGTGGTTGAACGACATCCTGCGTGGCCAGTTGGGCTTTACCGGCGCCATTTTCAGTGACGACCTGTCCATGGCCGGCGCCCGCTTGATCGACGGTAAAACCGTGAGCTACACCGAAGCGGCTGTGGTGGCGTTAAACGCAGGCTGCGACTTGGTGCTCTTGTGCAACCAGTCCATGGCCAATGCCGAGGGCGGTGGCAAAGCGGTGGACGAATTGATCGACGGCCTGACCGAAGCCCAGCTTAAAGGTCAGTGGCAGGCACTGGAGGCGAGCGAAGCCCGCCGCCGCGCATTGCTGCCTACCAGCCCTGCCATGGCGTGGGACGACCTCATGGTGCACCCCGACTACATGCAGGCACTGGACTGGATCGCCTGA
- the acpS gene encoding holo-ACP synthase produces the protein MIYGIGTDICDVRRIRASVERHGERFAAKVLSDAELATWKARSARWPERGLRYLATRFSAKEAFSKAIGLGMRMPMSWKLCEIANERSGKPVIVLHGELKTWFEAQGLQAHITVTDETDYAASFCVVETR, from the coding sequence TTGATATACGGCATTGGCACTGACATCTGCGATGTGCGCCGCATACGCGCCAGCGTAGAGCGCCATGGCGAGCGATTTGCGGCCAAGGTGCTGTCCGACGCGGAACTGGCTACCTGGAAGGCCCGCAGCGCCCGCTGGCCCGAGCGCGGCTTGCGTTACCTCGCCACCCGCTTCAGTGCCAAAGAGGCCTTCAGCAAGGCCATCGGGCTGGGCATGCGCATGCCCATGAGCTGGAAGCTGTGCGAGATTGCCAACGAGCGCAGTGGCAAGCCGGTCATCGTGTTGCATGGTGAGCTGAAGACCTGGTTTGAAGCCCAAGGGCTGCAGGCCCACATCACTGTGACGGACGAAACCGACTATGCCGCCAGCTTCTGTGTAGTGGAAACCCGCTGA
- a CDS encoding pyridoxine 5'-phosphate synthase, with the protein MKTHLSVNLNKVALVRNTRHLGIPNVTRAATLCLEAGAAGITVHPRPDARHIRAQDVLDLAELLKAWPDREFNVEGNPFHNLMDCVRDLRQRGLPVHQVTFVPDSEGQFTSDHGWSFPTDAARLQPLIAEAHALNLRVSLFMDADPAAMAAAKAVGADRVELYTEPFAAAWGTADQQAQLDRFAAAAQAALDAGLGVNAGHDLNRDNLAAFAQQVPGLQEVSIGHALIADALELGYTATIKAYLACLGQ; encoded by the coding sequence ATGAAAACCCATCTCTCCGTCAACCTGAACAAAGTAGCGCTGGTGCGCAACACCCGCCACCTCGGCATTCCCAACGTCACCCGCGCAGCGACTTTGTGCCTGGAGGCGGGCGCAGCCGGAATCACGGTGCACCCGCGCCCTGATGCCCGCCACATCCGCGCGCAGGATGTATTGGACTTGGCGGAGCTGCTCAAAGCCTGGCCCGATCGTGAGTTCAACGTCGAAGGCAACCCATTTCACAACCTGATGGACTGCGTGCGCGACCTGCGCCAGCGCGGCTTGCCGGTGCACCAAGTGACGTTCGTACCCGACTCGGAAGGTCAATTCACCAGTGACCACGGCTGGAGCTTCCCCACGGATGCTGCACGCTTGCAACCCTTGATTGCCGAAGCCCACGCCCTGAACCTGCGCGTGAGTTTGTTCATGGACGCAGACCCGGCGGCCATGGCGGCTGCCAAAGCGGTGGGTGCTGACCGCGTTGAGCTCTACACCGAGCCGTTTGCCGCTGCTTGGGGCACCGCGGATCAGCAAGCGCAATTGGATCGCTTTGCCGCTGCTGCCCAAGCGGCACTGGACGCGGGCCTCGGCGTGAATGCGGGCCATGATTTGAACCGTGACAACCTCGCTGCGTTTGCGCAGCAGGTGCCGGGATTGCAAGAAGTGTCCATTGGCCACGCTTTAATAGCTGATGCGCTGGAGCTGGGCTACACCGCCACTATCAAGGCCTATCTGGCTTGCCTCGGGCAATAA
- the recO gene encoding DNA repair protein RecO: MATKRIADEPAFVLHRYDWSESSLILEVFTRHYGRVALVAKGAKKPTSSFRPILLPLQPLHVAFGGDAEIRTLRSAEWQGGHVMPTGDALLSGYYLNELLITLLARDDPHAALFDIYAQVVRVIASEHDEVLQAALRTFELLLLREVGFLPQLDAQTMTLAPLHADVRYVLVPEGGLRQAGPDDRVGLLGTQWVALQDAIADDAPFTTTLRACAEVMSELKPQLRALLHYHCGVKTLRTRQMMIDIQNL; encoded by the coding sequence ATGGCGACCAAACGGATTGCGGACGAGCCGGCGTTTGTATTGCATCGCTACGACTGGAGCGAGAGCAGCTTGATTCTGGAAGTGTTCACCCGCCATTACGGTCGGGTAGCACTGGTCGCCAAAGGGGCGAAAAAGCCCACTTCGAGTTTCCGCCCCATCCTGCTGCCGCTGCAGCCACTGCACGTGGCCTTTGGAGGCGATGCCGAGATCCGCACTTTGCGCAGTGCGGAGTGGCAGGGAGGGCATGTGATGCCGACCGGGGATGCCCTTCTGTCTGGCTACTACCTCAACGAGTTACTCATCACCTTGTTGGCGCGGGACGACCCGCATGCCGCGCTGTTTGACATCTATGCCCAAGTGGTCCGCGTCATTGCCAGCGAGCACGACGAAGTGCTGCAGGCGGCCCTGCGGACCTTCGAGTTGCTGTTGCTGCGTGAGGTGGGTTTTCTGCCCCAGCTCGATGCACAAACCATGACGCTGGCGCCTTTGCATGCCGATGTGCGTTATGTGCTGGTGCCTGAGGGCGGACTTCGGCAGGCAGGGCCTGACGACCGTGTCGGCCTGCTCGGAACCCAGTGGGTGGCACTGCAAGATGCGATCGCGGACGACGCCCCCTTCACCACCACCCTACGGGCTTGCGCCGAGGTGATGTCGGAACTCAAACCTCAGCTACGGGCGCTGCTGCACTACCATTGCGGCGTCAAGACGCTGCGCACGCGGCAGATGATGATTGATATTCAAAACCTATGA
- the era gene encoding GTPase Era: MLEGLLKSTPKLATPGTDGAGQRCGLVAIVGKPNVGKSTLLNALVGQKISITSRKAQTTRHRITGMRTEGQTQFVFVDTPGFQTIHGNALNKSLNKAVQGAVSDVDLVLFVVEAGSFTSADEKVLKLLGTGIPVVLVANKLDNVKERASLAPWLQAMQARAKFTEMIPLSAKNAKDIERLLGICEKFLPEQAWWYSEDELTDRSEKFLASELVREKLFRLTGDELPYTSTVVIDKFEEEPPQKKGQKRLLRIAATIVVERDGHKAMVIGDKGERIKRIGMETRVELEKLADAKVFLELWVKVRSGWADDEARVRSFGYE, from the coding sequence ATGCTCGAAGGCTTGCTCAAGAGCACGCCCAAATTGGCCACCCCTGGTACCGATGGTGCGGGTCAGCGATGCGGCTTGGTCGCGATCGTGGGCAAGCCCAACGTGGGCAAGTCCACCTTGCTCAACGCCCTGGTGGGGCAAAAGATCAGCATTACCTCGCGCAAGGCGCAAACCACACGCCACCGCATCACCGGCATGCGCACCGAAGGGCAGACCCAGTTTGTGTTTGTGGACACCCCCGGCTTCCAGACCATTCACGGCAACGCGCTGAACAAGTCTTTGAACAAAGCGGTGCAGGGCGCAGTGTCCGATGTGGACCTGGTGCTGTTTGTGGTGGAGGCCGGCAGCTTTACGTCGGCAGACGAAAAGGTATTGAAGCTGCTGGGAACAGGCATTCCGGTCGTGTTGGTCGCCAACAAGCTGGACAACGTGAAGGAGCGCGCTAGCCTGGCCCCCTGGTTGCAAGCCATGCAGGCCCGCGCCAAATTCACCGAAATGATTCCGCTGTCGGCCAAGAACGCCAAGGATATTGAGCGCTTGCTGGGTATCTGCGAGAAGTTCTTGCCCGAGCAAGCCTGGTGGTACTCGGAAGACGAGTTGACCGACCGCAGCGAGAAATTCCTGGCCAGCGAGTTGGTCCGCGAAAAGCTGTTCCGCCTGACCGGTGACGAGCTGCCCTACACCTCCACGGTGGTGATCGACAAGTTCGAAGAAGAGCCACCCCAGAAAAAGGGCCAGAAGCGCTTGTTGCGCATTGCCGCCACCATCGTGGTGGAGCGCGATGGCCACAAGGCCATGGTGATCGGTGACAAGGGCGAGCGCATCAAGCGCATCGGCATGGAAACCCGTGTGGAACTTGAAAAGCTGGCAGACGCCAAGGTGTTTTTGGAGCTGTGGGTCAAAGTGCGCTCCGGCTGGGCCGATGACGAAGCGCGCGTGCGCAGCTTCGGGTATGAGTAA
- the rnc gene encoding ribonuclease III: MTDGLTALQQRLQHQFSNISLLSRALTHRSFSADHYERLEFLGDSVLGLAISDLLYTRLGSLPEGDLSRVRANLVRQETLHELALKLGLPDVLKLGEGEMRSGGPKRASILADALEAIIGAVYLDAGFNTAQALVHRLFEAVEINPHMQAIGKDAKTELQEWLQGRKMKVPVYTVVGTTGAAHKQSFDVECEVPELRLSERGIGGSRRAGEQAAAAAMLQTIKAKVKS; encoded by the coding sequence GTGACAGATGGTTTGACCGCGCTGCAGCAGCGACTGCAGCACCAGTTCTCGAATATTTCATTGCTGTCGAGGGCCCTGACCCATCGCAGCTTCTCTGCTGACCACTACGAGCGCTTGGAGTTTCTGGGCGACTCGGTACTGGGGTTGGCGATCTCCGATTTGCTCTACACCCGCTTGGGCAGTTTGCCTGAGGGCGATCTGTCGCGGGTACGTGCCAATCTCGTCCGCCAGGAAACCCTGCATGAGCTGGCCCTGAAACTCGGGCTCCCTGACGTGCTCAAGCTGGGTGAGGGGGAGATGCGCTCCGGCGGCCCCAAGCGGGCGTCTATCTTGGCGGATGCACTCGAAGCCATCATTGGCGCGGTGTATCTGGATGCCGGGTTTAACACCGCGCAGGCACTGGTCCACCGCTTGTTTGAGGCAGTGGAAATCAATCCGCATATGCAGGCTATCGGCAAGGATGCCAAGACCGAGTTGCAGGAGTGGCTCCAGGGTCGCAAAATGAAGGTGCCGGTCTACACCGTGGTGGGCACCACCGGTGCCGCACACAAACAAAGTTTTGACGTGGAGTGCGAAGTCCCTGAGCTGCGCCTGTCGGAACGCGGTATCGGCGGATCCCGCCGCGCCGGAGAACAAGCAGCGGCTGCGGCCATGCTGCAAACCATTAAAGCAAAGGTCAAATCATGA
- a CDS encoding DUF4845 domain-containing protein, which produces MPSKAQQRGISFIGLLFVGAVLAMTGVVAAQAFPTVIEYFAVEKAVQRASTGQSVVEVRALFDKQAEVDTIKSITGKDLEVTKVGDKVVVGFAYEREIHLAGPAYLTLKYAGRSK; this is translated from the coding sequence ATGCCCAGCAAAGCTCAACAGCGCGGAATTTCTTTTATTGGCCTCTTGTTTGTGGGCGCCGTGCTCGCGATGACGGGCGTAGTCGCCGCGCAAGCCTTCCCAACCGTGATTGAGTATTTCGCGGTTGAAAAGGCGGTGCAGCGCGCCTCCACAGGGCAGTCGGTCGTGGAAGTGCGTGCGCTGTTCGACAAGCAGGCCGAAGTGGACACCATCAAGTCCATTACCGGCAAGGACCTCGAAGTCACCAAGGTGGGCGACAAAGTGGTAGTCGGTTTCGCGTACGAGCGCGAAATCCATTTGGCCGGCCCGGCCTACCTCACCCTTAAATACGCAGGACGATCCAAGTAA